From Actinoplanes oblitus, a single genomic window includes:
- a CDS encoding HEAT repeat domain-containing protein yields MASNVVTSRILSYFPCMIHAVDDDTYSGSRRRPEQEWDALCAANDVRVWSARWRAAGEPDLERVEWGRFQHWRGPADDVPDLLRCAAGPDPDEAREALYLLWDGLIQESSTSAPAALAVPFLLRLAIDLAAHGRVEAVYLAAWAGHRVVYVVETRATLFRVAWPLEQFSVGPGETDRSDWSLQAAREALGADAGILMKLLDDDDPDLRTAAVFALATALNLPPTADHALRARLSVEPDPAVRASLVLAIGQLGGDAGEAERWWRDPARPDDVRFAAALVWLCATQLPVPADLTGLLAEFTTPEMEQVMLRVPWAEFSTPGMMRMLLPSPWPEDKPRGVPGRLAGWLAGLLDDAVGRPYGAPFPLH; encoded by the coding sequence TTGGCCAGCAACGTGGTCACGTCGCGGATCTTGTCGTACTTCCCGTGCATGATCCACGCCGTGGATGACGATACGTACTCGGGAAGTCGGCGTCGACCGGAGCAGGAGTGGGACGCGTTGTGTGCGGCCAACGACGTTCGCGTGTGGTCGGCCAGGTGGCGGGCGGCCGGTGAACCCGACCTCGAGCGCGTGGAGTGGGGCCGATTCCAGCACTGGCGCGGCCCTGCCGACGATGTGCCCGACCTGCTGCGCTGCGCGGCCGGCCCGGATCCGGACGAGGCCCGCGAAGCGCTGTACTTGTTGTGGGACGGGTTGATCCAGGAGTCGTCCACGTCGGCTCCGGCTGCGCTCGCGGTGCCGTTCCTGCTGCGGTTGGCCATCGACCTGGCTGCGCACGGCCGCGTCGAAGCGGTGTATCTGGCGGCTTGGGCCGGGCATCGTGTGGTCTACGTCGTCGAGACCCGCGCGACCCTGTTCCGGGTGGCATGGCCGCTGGAGCAGTTCTCGGTCGGGCCGGGCGAGACGGACCGCAGCGACTGGTCCCTTCAGGCGGCGCGCGAGGCGCTCGGCGCCGATGCCGGGATTCTGATGAAACTTCTCGACGACGACGATCCGGATCTGCGGACCGCCGCCGTGTTCGCACTCGCCACGGCCCTGAATCTGCCCCCGACTGCCGATCATGCGCTGCGGGCCCGGCTGAGCGTCGAGCCTGATCCCGCCGTCCGGGCCAGCCTCGTACTGGCCATCGGGCAGCTCGGCGGCGATGCGGGCGAGGCCGAGCGATGGTGGCGCGATCCGGCCCGGCCCGACGACGTACGGTTCGCGGCCGCCCTCGTCTGGCTCTGCGCGACGCAGCTGCCCGTACCCGCTGACTTGACCGGACTGCTGGCCGAGTTCACGACACCCGAGATGGAGCAGGTGATGCTGCGCGTGCCCTGGGCCGAGTTCTCGACGCCCGGGATGATGCGGATGCTCCTGCCCTCGCCGTGGCCGGAAGACAAGCCCCGGGGGGTGCCCGGACGGTTGGCCGGATGGCTGGCCGGGCTGCTCGACGATGCGGTCGGAAGGCCGTACGGGGCACCATTCCCGCTCCATTGA
- a CDS encoding enoyl-CoA hydratase/isomerase family protein: MLEVTETDGIAVVRLAHGKVNALDLELLERLTATFAALDTGPARAVVFTGSGRVFSAGVDLWRVIDGGAAYVHAFLPALEAAFLAVFAAGKPVVAALNGHAIAGGAVLAAACDHRIMAGGAGRIGVTELRVGVPFPATALEILGYAYGEPQARRQVLAADTLEPAAALAAGRIDGITPPESLVDDAVAVARRLAALTPAGTFRLTKAQLQATVRRRLAARRPDLDPQVTQSWVQAVEDGRLRDYMAAVRT, translated from the coding sequence ATGCTTGAGGTGACCGAGACCGACGGCATCGCCGTGGTACGCCTGGCGCACGGCAAGGTCAACGCGCTCGACCTGGAACTGCTGGAACGCCTCACCGCCACGTTCGCCGCGCTGGACACCGGCCCGGCGCGGGCGGTGGTGTTCACCGGCAGCGGACGGGTCTTCTCCGCCGGGGTCGACCTGTGGCGCGTGATCGACGGCGGTGCGGCCTACGTGCACGCGTTCCTGCCCGCGCTGGAGGCGGCCTTCCTGGCCGTCTTCGCGGCCGGCAAGCCGGTGGTGGCGGCGCTCAACGGGCACGCCATCGCCGGCGGCGCGGTCCTGGCCGCCGCCTGCGACCACCGCATCATGGCGGGTGGCGCCGGCCGGATCGGCGTGACCGAGCTGCGGGTCGGCGTCCCGTTCCCGGCCACCGCTCTGGAGATTCTCGGGTACGCCTACGGTGAGCCGCAGGCCCGCCGTCAGGTGCTGGCGGCGGACACCCTGGAGCCGGCCGCCGCGCTCGCCGCCGGCCGGATCGACGGGATCACGCCGCCGGAGAGCCTGGTGGACGACGCCGTGGCCGTCGCCCGGCGGCTGGCGGCGCTGACTCCGGCCGGCACGTTCCGGCTGACCAAGGCACAGTTGCAGGCCACCGTACGGCGACGGCTGGCAGCCCGGCGGCCGGACCTCGACCCGCAGGTGACGCAGTCGTGGGTGCAGGCGGTCGAGGACGGGCGGCTGCGCGACTACATGGCGGCGGTCAGGACGTGA
- a CDS encoding YcxB family protein: MNAMGELRVDYGVFRRMELNDPRLLIRTVVARVFGLVLIGSAGWQAVTGPVSVQLLYMWLAGLAFIGVMEALIGFEWLMLRRQYAEPVRYQVTSQGAAMHGVRGTKQVAWTDVARVQRGRHAWTIKKAFGVEAFVIPRAAFSPEDSRAINDFFLANPEFAG; the protein is encoded by the coding sequence GTGAATGCCATGGGGGAGCTGCGTGTCGATTACGGCGTCTTTCGCCGGATGGAACTCAACGATCCGCGCCTGCTGATCCGGACCGTTGTGGCCCGGGTGTTCGGGCTGGTCCTGATCGGTTCCGCGGGGTGGCAGGCGGTGACCGGGCCAGTCAGCGTGCAACTGCTCTACATGTGGCTCGCCGGGCTGGCGTTCATCGGTGTCATGGAGGCGCTGATCGGGTTCGAGTGGCTGATGCTGCGGCGCCAGTACGCCGAGCCGGTCCGCTATCAGGTGACGTCGCAGGGCGCGGCCATGCACGGCGTGCGTGGCACCAAGCAGGTGGCCTGGACGGACGTCGCCCGGGTGCAGCGCGGGCGGCACGCCTGGACGATCAAGAAGGCATTCGGTGTCGAGGCGTTCGTCATCCCGCGGGCGGCGTTCTCGCCAGAGGACAGCCGGGCGATCAACGACTTCTTCCTCGCGAACCCGGAGTTCGCCGGATAG
- a CDS encoding LysR family transcriptional regulator, which translates to MIDLDLRRLRFLRELEERGTLGAVAAALDYSPSTVSQQLALLERETGARLLEKAGRGVRLTEAGRVLARHARVLLSAAEAAVADLAALSGEIRGTVRAGGLQSAARRLLIPAAARIQAEHPLVRPEILEVELEEALPSLSLGTVDLAIGDEYAGHPRSRPSGLRFTVLLEEPVRVVLPAAHPLAAGGGPVPISALRSDVWTAADEGTSHHAMVVGTCRALGGYDPDLRHFSNDADVQLALVRLTGAVALLPPLALPAADPALAVRDVAEARLGRRLIVGTRDTPPSPALTAFLAAVTAQARVL; encoded by the coding sequence ATGATCGACCTGGACCTGCGGCGGCTGCGGTTCCTCCGGGAGCTCGAGGAGCGCGGCACGCTCGGCGCGGTCGCGGCGGCGCTGGACTACAGCCCGTCGACGGTCTCCCAGCAGCTGGCCCTGCTGGAGCGGGAGACCGGTGCCCGGCTCCTGGAGAAGGCCGGGCGCGGGGTGCGGCTCACCGAGGCCGGCCGGGTCCTGGCGCGGCACGCGCGGGTGCTGCTGTCGGCGGCCGAGGCGGCCGTGGCGGACCTGGCCGCCCTGAGCGGCGAGATCCGGGGGACCGTGCGGGCCGGTGGCCTGCAGTCGGCGGCGCGGCGCCTGCTGATCCCGGCGGCCGCCCGGATCCAGGCCGAGCATCCGCTGGTCCGCCCGGAGATCCTGGAGGTCGAGCTGGAGGAGGCGCTGCCCAGCCTCAGCCTCGGCACCGTCGACCTGGCGATCGGCGACGAGTACGCCGGGCATCCCCGGTCACGGCCGTCCGGGCTGCGGTTCACGGTGCTGCTGGAGGAGCCGGTGCGGGTGGTCCTGCCGGCCGCCCATCCGCTCGCGGCCGGGGGCGGGCCGGTGCCGATCAGCGCGCTGCGCTCCGACGTGTGGACCGCCGCCGACGAGGGGACCAGCCACCACGCGATGGTGGTCGGCACGTGCCGGGCGCTCGGCGGTTACGACCCCGACCTGCGGCATTTCTCCAACGACGCCGACGTCCAGCTCGCACTGGTCCGGCTCACCGGCGCGGTCGCGCTGCTGCCGCCACTGGCCCTGCCGGCCGCGGACCCGGCGCTCGCGGTCCGCGACGTCGCCGAGGCGCGGCTGGGCCGCCGCCTGATCGTGGGCACCCGCGACACCCCGCCGTCGCCGGCGCTGACCGCGTTCCTGGCCGCCGTCACCGCGCAGGCCCGCGTCTTGTGA
- a CDS encoding SAM hydrolase/SAM-dependent halogenase family protein: MPAYLACLRDCWVLSPRRRACVRMDGRHLSCRLLIRRCHVLLTVVADYGIGDLAFAEVRQRLALLLPEADVTAIPVPPFDTVSAGFCVAQLAFGKGPADRVLYANVAPRQDNDAPRAGNAGERLVACRLPTGVLVVGVAAGASMSFLAEAGLPLRAVRVADAGSQFRSRDVFPGAVAALARGDASLLGSEVTVAGPPPRSVVYVDGYGNLKTSWYDPPAEVGARVRVDIGGRQVVAVVSDGVFAVPDGQISFAPGSSGWPMGDGRHRACYELFARGASAAEMFGQPGAGTAVEILAE, translated from the coding sequence ATGCCCGCCTATCTGGCTTGCCTGCGGGACTGCTGGGTTCTCAGCCCGCGGCGCCGGGCGTGCGTCAGGATGGACGGGAGGCATCTCTCATGCCGTCTGTTGATCCGGAGGTGCCACGTGCTGCTTACCGTCGTCGCCGATTACGGCATCGGTGATCTGGCCTTCGCCGAGGTACGTCAGCGGCTGGCGCTACTGCTGCCCGAGGCTGACGTGACCGCCATTCCGGTGCCCCCGTTCGACACCGTCAGCGCCGGGTTCTGCGTGGCTCAACTGGCGTTCGGGAAGGGACCCGCGGACCGGGTCCTCTACGCCAACGTAGCGCCTCGCCAGGACAACGATGCGCCGCGGGCCGGCAACGCCGGGGAGCGGCTGGTGGCATGCCGGCTGCCGACGGGTGTCCTGGTCGTCGGCGTCGCCGCCGGAGCCAGCATGTCTTTCCTCGCCGAGGCCGGGTTGCCGCTGCGCGCGGTGCGGGTCGCGGATGCCGGTTCGCAGTTCCGCTCGCGCGATGTGTTTCCCGGCGCCGTCGCCGCCCTGGCCCGAGGCGACGCCTCGCTGCTCGGATCGGAGGTGACCGTCGCGGGGCCTCCGCCACGATCGGTCGTCTACGTCGACGGCTACGGCAACCTCAAGACCAGCTGGTACGACCCGCCGGCCGAGGTCGGCGCGCGGGTCCGGGTCGACATCGGTGGCCGGCAGGTCGTCGCGGTGGTCAGCGACGGCGTCTTCGCGGTGCCCGACGGGCAGATTTCCTTCGCGCCCGGTAGCTCCGGCTGGCCGATGGGAGACGGCCGGCACCGCGCCTGCTACGAGTTGTTCGCCCGTGGCGCCAGCGCCGCGGAGATGTTCGGCCAACCCGGCGCGGGAACCGCGGTGGAGATCCTCGCAGAATGA
- a CDS encoding helix-turn-helix domain-containing protein: MSRTTITYSWRLREIMAARGLNNISDLIPLLTERGITLSASQIYRLVGDRPERISLAVLGALIDALECTVEDLCTFRVEAIAAPKAVNAGPVVVDPNKTIRPKRARVRRTD; the protein is encoded by the coding sequence GTGAGCCGCACGACGATCACCTACTCCTGGCGGTTGCGGGAGATCATGGCCGCTCGCGGCCTGAACAACATCTCCGACCTCATCCCGCTGCTCACCGAACGCGGGATCACGCTGTCGGCCTCGCAGATCTACCGCCTGGTCGGTGACCGGCCGGAGCGCATCTCGCTCGCTGTGCTCGGGGCGTTGATCGACGCCCTGGAGTGCACCGTCGAAGACCTCTGCACCTTCCGAGTCGAGGCCATTGCGGCGCCCAAGGCGGTCAACGCCGGCCCGGTCGTGGTGGACCCGAACAAGACCATCCGGCCCAAACGCGCCCGGGTGCGCCGCACCGACTGA
- a CDS encoding DMT family transporter, whose protein sequence is MGPLLCLVSAACFGAMAVFGKLAYDAGVSPGALLLVRFTLAAVLLAAVVLARPELRRALAALPRQVLAIALGLGAIGYAAQAGLYFAALRLMAASLLSLILYTYPVLVTVGAVLLGRDRLTPARGVALLAACGGTLLVLLGAGGTAFHPAGAVLAFGAAVTYTGYILVADTVVRRLPPVLLSMLVMLGAAGTLGARAVVTGGAGLGFGAPGWLWLACIALVSTVLAMLTFFAGLRRTGPSTAAILSTFEPVVTTALAALILGESLTGVQLGGAALVLSSTAVLQLRRTGERPETLERRSSIRWDTRRRDDGLTTGGRPATSTDLGGSDA, encoded by the coding sequence ATGGGTCCGCTGCTCTGTCTCGTCTCGGCCGCCTGTTTCGGCGCGATGGCCGTCTTCGGCAAGCTCGCCTACGACGCGGGCGTCTCCCCCGGCGCGCTGCTGCTGGTGCGGTTCACCCTGGCCGCGGTGCTGCTGGCGGCGGTCGTGCTGGCCCGGCCGGAGCTGCGCCGGGCGCTGGCCGCGCTGCCGCGGCAGGTGCTGGCCATCGCCCTCGGGCTGGGTGCGATCGGCTACGCCGCGCAGGCGGGACTGTACTTCGCCGCGTTGCGGCTGATGGCGGCCTCGCTGCTGTCGCTGATCCTCTACACCTATCCGGTGCTGGTCACCGTCGGGGCGGTGCTGCTCGGACGGGATCGGCTCACCCCGGCGCGCGGCGTGGCACTGCTCGCGGCGTGCGGCGGCACACTGCTGGTGCTGCTCGGCGCCGGCGGCACCGCGTTCCACCCGGCCGGCGCGGTGCTCGCGTTCGGCGCCGCGGTCACCTACACCGGGTACATCCTGGTCGCCGACACGGTGGTGCGCCGGCTGCCGCCGGTGCTGCTGTCCATGCTGGTGATGCTCGGCGCGGCCGGCACGCTCGGCGCCCGCGCCGTGGTCACCGGCGGGGCCGGGCTCGGGTTCGGCGCGCCCGGCTGGCTGTGGCTGGCGTGCATCGCGCTGGTCTCCACCGTGCTGGCGATGCTCACGTTCTTCGCCGGTCTGCGCCGGACCGGGCCGTCGACGGCGGCCATCCTGTCCACTTTCGAGCCGGTGGTGACCACCGCGCTGGCGGCGCTGATCCTGGGCGAGTCCCTGACCGGCGTACAGCTGGGCGGCGCGGCGCTGGTGCTCAGCTCGACGGCGGTCCTGCAGCTGCGCCGCACCGGAGAACGCCCGGAGACGCTTGAGCGCCGGTCTTCGATCCGCTGGGATACCAGGAGACGGGACGACGGCTTGACGACCGGTGGCCGGCCGGCCACGTCCACCGACCTGGGAGGTTCCGATGCTTGA
- a CDS encoding tetratricopeptide repeat protein: MDSRIERSRLLYERIAFDGDSSGLQIAERELDGVEADLALARGRLAHGRFLRDGQEDPQELALFDRAAELYEALDDSRGAAEALLWIGIFHQLVRHDDDAAMPALHQSRELAERAGDQLTLSYALRHLGIAEHRAGRLDTAREHLEESTRLRREVEFLPGVAANLVGLSYIAAAQGRRDDAMTAAAEASRIAESTGALAIARQAEEAQTCI, from the coding sequence ATGGACAGCCGAATCGAGCGGTCACGGCTACTCTACGAACGCATTGCTTTCGACGGCGATAGCAGTGGACTGCAGATCGCGGAGCGCGAACTTGACGGTGTCGAAGCTGACCTTGCGCTAGCGCGTGGACGCCTCGCGCACGGCCGATTCCTCCGGGACGGCCAAGAAGATCCGCAGGAACTGGCGTTGTTCGACCGCGCCGCAGAACTCTACGAGGCCTTGGACGATAGCCGCGGCGCTGCTGAGGCACTGCTCTGGATCGGGATCTTCCATCAGCTCGTACGGCACGACGATGACGCTGCGATGCCAGCACTTCACCAATCGCGCGAGCTCGCCGAGCGGGCTGGCGACCAGCTGACCCTGTCTTACGCACTTCGGCATCTCGGCATCGCCGAGCATCGTGCCGGCCGGTTGGATACCGCGCGAGAGCACCTAGAGGAATCGACGCGGCTACGACGGGAGGTGGAATTTCTGCCCGGTGTGGCGGCCAACTTGGTGGGACTAAGCTACATCGCCGCTGCTCAAGGCCGCCGGGACGATGCAATGACGGCGGCTGCGGAAGCGAGCAGGATCGCTGAGTCCACCGGCGCGCTCGCCATCGCGCGTCAGGCCGAGGAGGCACAAACCTGCATATGA
- a CDS encoding tyrosine-type recombinase/integrase — MSKKIAELYSLLLFAENAKFSHAMRGVEVAVPEGSAGLHLVRGVSLLHPEEQVFQAMLDGWRNQQLARNLSFGTIEPRERLVRRFRNYTDAGPWAWSAADADAFFAEARAVKHVSHATLLGYQTTLRQFCDYITDPHYGWPDECQNRFGTHPIQVCTEWNTGRHVQEALGRPGKRALTHDELQALFDHADERAVAAQSSGRKGWSSAFRDSVLLKTAYAWGLRRNEATHLDLCDLASNPKAPEFDGYGIIRVRYGKAMRGSPPKRRSVLTVPLFDWAVDALKQWVEELRPALAEPGNSSLWPSERSDQLSAGTVSTVFTRCRKELGLADGLDFHSLRRSYVSHLIEAGYDELFVQQQVGHEHASTTSIYTHVSPDYRARTVRAALDRVATQIRSNS; from the coding sequence ATGTCGAAGAAGATCGCTGAGCTGTACAGTCTCCTCCTGTTCGCAGAAAACGCGAAATTTTCGCATGCCATGCGAGGGGTGGAAGTGGCGGTTCCTGAGGGCTCTGCGGGCCTGCACCTGGTGCGGGGTGTGTCGCTGTTGCACCCGGAAGAGCAGGTGTTTCAGGCCATGCTCGACGGCTGGCGCAATCAGCAGCTGGCTCGCAACCTCAGCTTCGGCACCATCGAACCGCGCGAGCGTCTCGTGCGGCGGTTCCGCAACTACACCGACGCCGGCCCGTGGGCGTGGAGCGCGGCAGACGCTGACGCGTTCTTCGCCGAAGCACGGGCGGTCAAGCACGTCAGCCACGCCACGCTGCTCGGTTACCAGACCACGCTGCGGCAGTTCTGTGACTACATCACCGACCCGCACTACGGCTGGCCCGACGAGTGCCAGAACCGTTTCGGCACCCATCCGATCCAGGTCTGCACGGAATGGAACACCGGCCGCCACGTGCAGGAAGCGTTGGGCCGGCCCGGCAAGCGGGCGTTGACCCATGACGAACTGCAGGCCCTGTTCGACCACGCCGACGAACGGGCTGTCGCGGCCCAGTCCTCCGGCCGCAAGGGCTGGAGCAGCGCCTTTCGTGACTCGGTGCTGCTCAAGACCGCCTACGCCTGGGGGCTGCGCCGCAACGAGGCCACACACCTGGACCTGTGTGACCTGGCCAGCAACCCGAAGGCGCCGGAGTTCGACGGCTACGGCATCATCCGAGTCCGTTACGGCAAGGCGATGCGGGGCTCCCCACCGAAACGCCGGTCGGTGCTGACCGTCCCGCTGTTCGACTGGGCCGTCGACGCGCTGAAGCAGTGGGTGGAAGAGCTCCGTCCCGCTCTGGCCGAGCCCGGCAACTCCTCGCTCTGGCCGTCCGAGCGCAGCGACCAGCTCAGCGCCGGGACGGTGAGCACGGTGTTCACCCGCTGCCGCAAGGAACTCGGCCTCGCCGACGGCCTCGACTTCCATTCCCTGCGAAGGTCGTATGTCAGCCACCTCATCGAGGCCGGCTACGACGAGCTGTTCGTGCAGCAGCAGGTCGGTCACGAACATGCGAGCACCACGTCGATCTACACCCATGTCTCGCCCGACTACCGGGCCCGCACCGTCCGCGCCGCCTTGGACCGCGTCGCCACCCAGATCAGGAGCAACTCGTGA
- a CDS encoding DedA family protein, producing the protein MLDHLMPLVASPWLYVVVFAAVAIDGFLPFMPSEALVIAAGALSATGRPDLLALATAAVAGGMAGDQISYRIGRTVRGRMRRGRLADAMTRANGLLLRHGGLPILVGRFLPYGRTATTLTAGSVALPRGRFRLFSALASTAWAAYVIALGRLGGQTFAHAPLLGAVFGVVLGMALAGVCALVERRRPAARDRELAGADWR; encoded by the coding sequence ATGCTGGACCACCTGATGCCGCTGGTGGCCTCACCGTGGCTGTATGTGGTCGTCTTCGCGGCCGTGGCGATCGACGGATTCCTGCCGTTCATGCCGTCCGAGGCGCTGGTGATCGCCGCCGGCGCGCTGTCCGCGACCGGCCGGCCGGACCTCCTCGCGCTGGCCACCGCCGCCGTCGCCGGCGGGATGGCCGGGGACCAGATCTCCTACCGGATCGGCCGCACGGTTCGCGGCCGGATGCGGCGCGGCCGGCTGGCCGACGCCATGACCCGGGCGAACGGCCTGCTGCTCCGGCACGGTGGTCTGCCCATTCTGGTCGGCCGCTTCCTTCCGTACGGCCGTACCGCCACCACCCTGACGGCCGGCTCGGTGGCCCTGCCGCGGGGCCGGTTCCGGCTGTTCAGCGCGCTGGCGAGCACCGCCTGGGCGGCCTATGTGATCGCCCTGGGCCGGTTGGGCGGCCAGACCTTCGCCCATGCCCCGCTGCTCGGCGCGGTGTTCGGTGTCGTTCTCGGCATGGCCCTGGCCGGCGTCTGCGCCCTGGTGGAGAGGCGGCGCCCGGCGGCCCGCGACCGCGAGCTGGCCGGGGCCGACTGGCGCTGA
- a CDS encoding MFS transporter produces the protein MSTAVLEAPEKARPTSLRAVWPAILGLSVVFLVEMLDNSVLNVALPRISQDLNASASDLQWITTGYSLLFGGLMMAFGAIADKFGTRRMMLIGLSLFALANLAVLLVHTPGQLIAVRAAVGVTAAMTAPGTMALCFRLFDAENLLMRATSLITTVGLVGMAVGPTVGGLVLQVLPWETLLVMNVPIAVLAILCIRFGIPADDPAHRNSAPLDLPGAVLGTTTIILALWSATQVVEHGWRHALPWLGLGVVSAVAFVVRERTTAHPMFDFALIKRPAVSAALAYEAAMGLGMAAITFSVSLQLQLVWGWSPAQAALGNLPQVIVMLAIGPFVEKIVDRLGTGKAAPLGAGAVLAGLVIYALLGRYDYVWIAVALALTAAGMRVVATIAGVTVMRGLPEDQTSTGAALSDTSQEVAGSIGMAVVGTIVAAALTGSLAEVAGSPAAARSFENSVTVATLALTAVCAVLVTWAARRAAKAPAEHGA, from the coding sequence ATGAGCACCGCAGTCCTGGAGGCGCCGGAGAAGGCGCGTCCCACCTCGCTGCGGGCCGTGTGGCCCGCGATCCTCGGGCTGTCGGTCGTCTTCCTGGTGGAGATGCTCGACAACTCCGTGCTGAACGTCGCGCTGCCGCGGATCTCCCAGGACCTGAACGCCTCGGCATCCGACCTGCAGTGGATCACCACGGGCTACTCGCTGCTGTTCGGCGGCCTGATGATGGCGTTCGGCGCGATCGCCGACAAGTTCGGTACGCGGCGGATGATGCTGATCGGGCTGAGCCTGTTCGCGCTCGCCAACCTCGCGGTCCTGCTGGTGCACACGCCCGGCCAGCTGATCGCCGTGCGGGCCGCCGTCGGCGTGACCGCCGCGATGACCGCGCCCGGCACCATGGCGCTCTGCTTCCGCCTGTTCGACGCGGAGAACCTGCTGATGCGGGCCACCTCGCTGATCACCACGGTCGGCCTGGTCGGCATGGCCGTCGGCCCGACCGTGGGCGGGCTGGTGCTGCAGGTGCTGCCTTGGGAGACGCTGCTGGTGATGAACGTGCCGATCGCCGTGCTCGCGATCCTCTGCATCCGGTTCGGCATCCCGGCCGACGACCCGGCGCACCGCAACAGCGCCCCGCTCGACCTGCCCGGCGCGGTGCTCGGCACCACCACGATCATCCTGGCCCTGTGGAGCGCCACCCAGGTCGTCGAGCACGGCTGGCGGCACGCGCTGCCGTGGCTGGGCCTCGGGGTCGTCTCGGCGGTCGCCTTCGTGGTCCGGGAGCGGACCACCGCCCACCCGATGTTCGACTTCGCCCTGATCAAGCGGCCGGCGGTGTCGGCGGCCCTGGCCTACGAGGCCGCGATGGGCCTGGGCATGGCCGCCATCACGTTCAGCGTCTCGCTCCAGCTGCAGCTCGTGTGGGGCTGGTCGCCGGCGCAGGCCGCGCTCGGCAACCTGCCGCAGGTGATCGTGATGCTGGCGATCGGCCCGTTCGTCGAGAAGATCGTGGACCGGCTCGGCACCGGCAAGGCCGCGCCGCTGGGGGCCGGGGCGGTCCTCGCCGGCCTGGTGATCTACGCGCTGCTCGGCCGCTACGACTACGTCTGGATCGCCGTCGCCCTGGCGCTGACGGCGGCCGGCATGCGGGTCGTCGCCACCATCGCCGGCGTCACCGTGATGCGCGGGCTGCCCGAGGACCAGACGTCCACCGGCGCCGCGCTCAGCGACACCAGCCAGGAGGTGGCCGGCAGCATCGGCATGGCGGTGGTCGGCACCATCGTGGCCGCCGCGCTCACCGGGTCGCTCGCCGAGGTGGCCGGCTCCCCCGCCGCGGCGCGCTCCTTCGAGAACTCGGTGACCGTCGCGACCCTCGCCCTGACGGCTGTCTGCGCGGTGCTGGTCACCTGGGCGGCCCGCCGCGCCGCCAAGGCTCCGGCCGAGCACGGCGCCTGA
- a CDS encoding GNAT family N-acetyltransferase has protein sequence MHDNLHARESSASTPAVKTNCVVSVVWLGRRMSITMQLATPDSLGEIVEAVAVWQHTGGPVQLHPGDLGWHWRWGAQELAEAIRVWIRNGRILAVGLVDDGVIRMGIAPSVDEDAAFAARMLADLSDPRQGVLPDGAGVVEARFGAALGDLLRRSGWVADEPWTPLSRELIEPVEDCGLRVEVIEAHDVRDRIVRDRIAVQRAAFANSTFTVERWRAMASAPPYRRARCLVGYDGDGDAVAAVTVWSAGDGRPGLLEPLGVHRDHRGHGYGRAITVAAAAALQEMGSSSATVCTPSSNVGGVATYVSAGFQKIPDVTDFRRTS, from the coding sequence TTGCATGACAACCTTCATGCGCGCGAGTCGTCGGCCAGCACGCCGGCGGTGAAAACCAATTGCGTCGTCTCTGTGGTGTGGTTGGGTCGGCGCATGTCGATCACGATGCAGCTTGCGACGCCGGACTCGTTAGGCGAGATCGTTGAGGCGGTAGCGGTCTGGCAGCACACCGGCGGGCCGGTCCAGCTTCATCCGGGCGACCTGGGGTGGCACTGGAGATGGGGCGCGCAGGAGTTAGCCGAGGCCATCCGGGTGTGGATCCGTAACGGGCGGATCCTGGCCGTTGGCCTGGTGGACGACGGGGTGATCCGCATGGGCATCGCACCGAGCGTCGACGAAGACGCCGCGTTCGCCGCCCGGATGCTGGCCGATCTGTCGGATCCGAGGCAGGGGGTACTGCCTGACGGCGCCGGGGTCGTCGAGGCCCGCTTCGGCGCTGCTCTTGGCGACCTCCTCCGTCGCAGTGGTTGGGTGGCCGACGAACCGTGGACCCCGTTGTCTCGCGAACTGATCGAGCCGGTGGAGGACTGCGGGCTCAGGGTCGAGGTCATCGAGGCGCACGACGTTCGGGATCGGATCGTTCGGGATCGGATCGCGGTGCAGCGGGCGGCGTTCGCCAACTCGACGTTCACTGTGGAGCGCTGGCGCGCGATGGCCTCTGCCCCGCCCTACCGTCGGGCCCGGTGCCTGGTTGGTTACGACGGCGACGGCGATGCGGTCGCCGCGGTGACGGTTTGGTCGGCCGGGGACGGGCGACCGGGTTTGCTCGAACCACTGGGCGTTCATCGGGATCACCGTGGCCACGGATACGGTCGCGCCATTACGGTGGCCGCGGCCGCCGCGTTGCAGGAGATGGGGTCGTCCAGCGCGACGGTGTGCACCCCGAGCAGCAATGTCGGCGGCGTGGCGACGTACGTCTCGGCTGGCTTTCAGAAGATCCCGGACGTTACCGACTTTCGCCGCACGAGTTGA